ACCCCTTCTTCCAAATTGAAGAGCTTAACAACCCCATCCAAAGCCAAGAGCGCTTAGCGCCTAATCTAGCTCTAATCCAACAGGCTTTTCTATCTAATGAAGCTTGCACCCAATGGATTTGGTGATGATTCCATTACAATCAGACAACAGGAGCTCCTCATTATTGACCTTGATGTCCTCCTTTCATGCCTTCATCACAATCATATTGTTCACTAAAATGCATGCAATGGTGTCCACCCTTGTGGACCTAGTAATGGGTTCCACATGTCAGTAGTTGATGCATATTTGAagagtaatatatatatttgtacttCAATAGTCAGTTAAGCTTTTTGCATAGTTGTGAGTGTTTTGACCTACAAAAATGATGATAAATTCTTGGCAGTTTATCCTGTTACTAAAATACAATGTCATGTTGGCCAATGTAGTCATCTCTGTTCTATGGATATTGTTGAAATTATTTGACTTCATTGTTATGTTTCCAACTACTAATTAATCCTCATTTGACCTCTTCTTAATGCAGGTGGGAGGTAGAAACACCATTATGGTTGATGTTGTAAGATGTAGAATACCATTGGTTAGTGACATACCAAGTATAAAATTTGGAGCGGATGCTACCCGTCCTGAAAATGGAGAAGACTTCAACCCTTCATTACGAACTGTAAGCTTACGATCCATttgtcatgattttttttaattttgcgaTGGTTCTTGAGGGTTTTGGTAGTAGCATCTCAACACTGGCCCGAACTGACAAAATATGTTGGTTTAGTGTGTGTTCAAGCTCATAAATAGAAACTAATACAAGATTTCTACAAATTGTGGCATGACCCTGTTCGTGGCTCATTCAGTGGTGGTATGATCTAGTAATACAACAAATATGACCTCTAGCTCTCTAATTCTTAATGTTGTTTTTGTCATTtcataataatgtttttattatttaaaattaattaattttttttaaaataacattataagACAGTGGTTAGGTCAAGACTGTCTTAGAAAGCCACCTTTCTAAGATGGTGCTTAACTAACCACTCatttttgtaatgaatatccactAATGATTTCATAATTGTTAGATGTGAACACAGGTTGGTTATTCATAGACAATGCAGTTATAACcgtttgtaatcaattaaatctttaaggtaattgattatttcaacgaagtaatcgattagatcaaccaagtaatcgattaaaatgttcATCCAACACCTAGAAAACCAATCAaaaacaatgtaatcgattagatgacCTAAGTAATCGATTAAGGTGTTCTTGTTCATCTCTGAACAACTTAAACAAGAGAGAAGTAATCAATTCATCCAccaagtaatcaattaaagcagagactcttgaaaaatcagtcattgtctcaaaacaatagagtaatcgattaaaatacttctataatcgattaaaatacttctataatcgattaaaccaATACGAGACTTTAACTCTTCAAGCTTCAGagcttgttgtaatcgattaaaatagagagtttttgcctctgaaaaaaaaatctaagaaaaTTTCCTTTACGCACACTATGATGATGCACAATGAAAAGCAAATATGAAAtgtactaagatgcaacaatcaatctaacaaccaatacaaatgaATGGGAAAGAAGCATGGGATTTCATCAAGGATTTTGACAAAAGTGAGCTAAATAATCTTTTATTTGATGAGTTCAATGTCAATTACAATGCACTAGAGTCGATATTCCGCCAAGGGTCTTATGTTCTGAAGATAATCGTTGAAGATATTGTGAAGCACACAAATAATGATGTTCCAATTAAAAGGCGCAGAAGGTAGATAATCGCAGTGTGTTCCAAGAAAATAACAAGTAAGAGATTTTGGAATGAGCATACCGTTTTTTGAAGGAGCTTAGTGGTTTTGTTGAAGAAATTAACAATGAGACTCCAGAGTATGTGAGGTCCTTTGAATTTGATAGCAAATTGATGTCGTCTACATGGATTGTAGTTTAAATAGATGGATGCCACTTCCATAGGTTTTCTGAGATACATGAATTTGTGAAGCCAAATGATGATAGAACTCTTAACTTGATGAATTTGTGTGCAGTCGTTGTCTTAGAAAAGTTTTGGGAGGATATAGTCTTTGCCTATGGGGTTAGTGATGAGTATAGCTTTATTCTTAAGAAGGCCACTAATCTTTATCAAAGGAGAGCTAATACAATAATTTCAGCTATTGTGTCTTTCTTCACATCCACTTATGTGATGAGATGGAAAAACTTCTTCCCACAAAGTGAGTTAAAGAACCCTTCTTCCTTTGATGGACGAGCGTTGTGCAATTCATCTACTGAGATTCTACGGGACTACCTTTCATGGAGACAAGTGGATTGCCACATCAACAATCATTATAACTCTTGTTTCTGGAAGTTAGTTGCATCtagaaaaagcaaaaggaaagCCCAAAATAGTTTAAAGGGTGCTCAGTTGGAAAAGAAAATTGAGGAATTGGCTATTGACTACAATAATTTACCAGTCATGTACTGAAATAATTTATAGGGACAAGGTAGACACTGCTCTAATTCATCAGGAGAATGGAGAGACTCCTGAAAATTATGGAAAGGTTATTGTAGGACATATTGACATTATTGGGCCAACCTTTTGGTTGGAACACCCAAACATCCTTGATTAATAACTGTATGTGAAGTGTAGCATTTAGTCTGCTAATTTCAATTCTATTACTTTATTTCTTGCTGCTGAATTTTTTTGGTTggtttggtttaacattttgggtgttatatttagatttttttaatttacatgaaATCTGGAGAATGCTTGTATCCCTTTACATCCCCCTTCCAATGAGCGAGTTTGATTACACCATTGCCCCATGCAACAACAGGTACCTAGCTAATTCTAAAGAAGtctaacatgttattttattttataataaaatatctattttcctataaattaaGATATCAAATTTTCTTGAACTCAAGCAGTAATTATTTTGTTCAGAATTTgctttttaaacaattttgagCTTCTAGTATGTTCATCTTAACATATTTAACTTATCCAAGGCATGAAGCTATTTTACTAAACTTAAAACAAAATAGATTCCATTCAATGGGTTATAAGAGATGAGGAAGGATCCTTTATGTTTGCCTTTGCAATGAAGTTAATTATAGAACCTTCATGTTGTATAGTAATAGTGTCACCAGTAAATTGGTCTAAGTAGGAGAAAACTTAGCTTTCCTTAAGAAATAAGtaagtgtgtttggataacaCAAAATTGATTCTATTCTTCAAAATTATGgtgaaattatgaaaaattatatgcaATATTTATTGCTTTGCTTTACCATGAAAAAACaattgactttttttataagtgagaattaaagataatagtgggaaatttataataattcatatatcaAGTTCAACCAAGTTAGATCTTCTTGACataattgaatttttcttaccatgggatttaaattttaattttataaataaaaataaagagtacTTAGAGAATTTATATAATActtgttttttctctctatttcttTCCATCACAGCATTAAATTTGTTGTACAAATAaccttttgttaaaaaaaaataatagatgccAGGAGAACTTTAACCCCCACCCTACTTATCTCAAATTAGTTGTGATctaataagaattttaaataccaAGGCCTAAAAAAATAGTGTTATAGTTAAGTTTTTATCTACTGTGTTAAAAATGAGTCAAACATAATGCTACTTCGTTGTTGTACGTTGTAATTTCTCCAAAGCTACACTGTTTATATCCAATACATTGGATTACACTTGTCTTTTGcaaatttctcattttatatgtttctttaggtttaattatccacttagtccctatagttttcaaacttattcattttagtccttatagttaataagtgaattttttttagttgatataTAGTTGTGCAAGGGCTTTTTGGGTTTTATATGATAAGATTATGTAAAAAGCTCTGTATTGCTACTTTTTTAGCAACCTTTTATGAAGTTAATATGGAATATTTAGTTCCTGACTTTTGAATTAGTTTCTGGCTTTTAAATATGAACGAATTGTATGAATTAGTTTCTTCTCATAGCTTTCCTTGGTTGGCGACAGAGAAttttgttagagatagggggaacAATATGAGCAACATGGTGAACAACCTATGGCTAAAGCTTGAAGTTCAAGGAAAAGCTTGAAGAagctttaaagaagttttgaCTTTTACATGCTCAACTCTtttgagtgacatttgtattggttgttatcTTGGTTATTGTATCTTAGTACACTTGATATATGTTTTGCATTATACATCATCATAGTGTGTGAAGAAAAGTttctaagttagaaatttttttcacAGACAAACCTCTTTGTTTTAATCGTTTACAAAGttgtcgtaatcgattacaacaagttTTTTGAAACTTAAAGAGTTAAGTCTCGTATCGATTTCATTGATTACACTGCTGTTTGAGATAGTGACTGATTTATTCAAGAGTCTTTGCTTTAATTGATTACCTTGTTAAAGTTTGAGATAGTGACTTCTCTCTTGTTCATGTTTTCAAAGGtaaacaagaacactttaatcgattacattgttcttgagttgtTTTCTAGATGTTggatgaacactttaatcgattacatagatgatctaatcaattactttgttaaaataattgattaccttatagatttaattgattacaaatggttataattgttttctctataaattatCAACTTGTGTTCACATCTACATATCAATAAAGAATACTCAATACATATCGAAAATAACATCTTAGTCTCATAAGGAGCAAGATTTTATGTTGTCATTAGtgaattattttctctttcattcttgcttttctcattttctctctctcacttttCTCACTTTATCTCTCTCTGGGGGAGGATGGCATGGGTCCTCCTCCATGCGTTGACGCCGTCCACCAGCACCGCCCGCACCTTCAGCAAAATGACACAACGCTCGTCATCACCATAGAAGCGGAGGCGGAGAACGATGCGGTGAACGGAGATCTCAGATGCGGCTCTGTCGAAGAAGAGGTTCTGCTAGCAGTGGGTGATGCTGGGAAAGGACGAGAGTAGAGTGGTGACGTGGTGGTGGGCATTGGCATCGGCGAGACGCAGCTTGACTTCGACCTCCATTGGGGAAGAGAGGAGGGAGAGTGCGGTTAGGGTTTACGCAGAGAGCCCGATGCGATGGGCCTTGGAAGAGGGATCTTTGCTGACACGATCCAACTGACAGAGGAGAGCAGCAGTTCCAGTGGGGGcgatggtggtggtggcagAGGCGTTGCTGGTTTTCGCCATTGATCAGGTTCCATTTTTCAAACTTTTGTTCCCCTATTATGTGTATATTAGTGTTAGTATGTGTGATAGTATGATTGGGCTTCAAGTAGAGGgtttattatcaattttatacCTAAACATATTCATCACAAGCTATGATTGACTGTGCTTTGCATTTTTCCAAATTTTGTGCCATATAGGATTATTGATACCATGTGTTGCGCAGGATAACTATGAACTCCTTCTCTTTGGGTGCATCAAAGAGGATTTGGGGTTCAAAAATGGTAAACCTCTGGCAGCAGGGTTATGCCTCAGATTATCTTGTTATAGAGCTTAATTTACATTTTGGCTGAAGCTACCTGACCTGAGTGTCATAGCCGGGACTATGAGAATTTGGTGTACTTGTTGGCACTTAAACACAATCCTTAGGATTTTCAGACTCATTGATATACTTTTGGTTACCCTTTCTATTGTGATAAATTTAAAACTCTTGAAAATTAGACCATACCAAAATATCTCTTTTGTGTATTCTGACTTATGTTTTTAGGATATCAATATACATTGATATAATAGAACTTttgccttttatatatatatttacattataTATGCTTTTGAGTACCATGTTTTAGGCTTACTTAGATATTTACATCCTTCATAacattttatatctatttttttgggaaaaaaagttttcttcttttgttttctaattagTATATTGTAGATATGTGAGACAACTTCCACAATATCCAAGGCAACAATTTGTTGCTAGATTTCCAAGCATGTCTCCTGGTGTTGTTGATTTGTTAGAGAAGATGCTTGTCCTTGATCCAAATAGGCGCATCACAGGTAAAATAACGTAGTTTTTCATCCTGTTCAAATATGAATTACCATGATTAACTTGATATACTGTGCTTATAAAGTTGTAACTGAAATctgaatatgaaaagaaaatgtgtatTACACATTACTTAGATAGTTGACAATGACACTGACACTCAGGTCTCTTTAAATTGTTGGGATGAAAGTTCCTTACTtagttttaaatgtaatttttgtggTTCATGATTCTTTTGCACTTTTAAGCAAGTAATTTGTTGGGACACTAattcaatttttcaaataaatacagTAGTAGAAAGTTAAGAGCTACATTCCAAGACATGGTGGAATGTATCTAAGTTCTTTGAGAACTTTAGTACCATAATGCAAGGACGTAGGTAGAGAGGAGATAATTAAGATTCACCAAGTCTCATTAATAATAGAGCCATGAAGTAATTAAGGTAGGTTGGAGATCGTACTCGTTTTACCCACAAATGTTGTCAACTATATAATGAAGTAATTTTATGGAATATAATGTTATTGTTGTCTTTT
The Glycine max cultivar Williams 82 chromosome 16, Glycine_max_v4.0, whole genome shotgun sequence genome window above contains:
- the LOC100817433 gene encoding LOW QUALITY PROTEIN: tRNA(His) guanylyltransferase 2 (The sequence of the model RefSeq protein was modified relative to this genomic sequence to represent the inferred CDS: inserted 3 bases in 2 codons; substituted 2 bases at 2 genomic stop codons); translation: MNGKEAWDFIKDFDKSELNNLLFDEFNVNYNALESIFRQGSYVLKIIVEDIVKHTNNDVPIKRRRRXIIAVCSKKITSKRFWNEHTVXLKELSGFVEEINNETPEYVRSFEFDSKLMSSTWIVVXIDGCHFHRFSEIHEFVKPNDDRTLNLMNLCAVVVLEKFWEDIVFAYGVSDEYSFILKKATNLYQRRANTIISAIVSFFTSTYVMRWKNFFPQSELKNPSSFDGRALCNSSTEILRDYLSWRQVDCHINNHYNSCFWKLVASRKSKRKAQNSLKGAQLEKKIEELAIDYNNLPVMYXEIIYRDKVDTALIHQENGETPENYGKVIVGHIDIIGPTFWLEHPNILD